A section of the Zygosaccharomyces rouxii strain CBS732 chromosome B complete sequence genome encodes:
- the LSM3 gene encoding U4/U6-U5 snRNP complex subunit LSM3 (similar to uniprot|P57743 Saccharomyces cerevisiae YLR438C-A LSM3 Component of small nuclear ribonucleoprotein complexes involved in RNA processing splicing and decay), producing MSLDAPLDLLKLNLDERVYVKLRGARELTGTLQAFDSHCNIVLSDAVESIYELVDGELKSTEKSSEMVFVRGDSVTLITAASDDE from the coding sequence atgtcGTTGGATGCTCCACTAGATCTTCTAAAACtaaatttggatgaaaGAGTCTACGTTAAATTACGTGGAGCTAGAGAGCTAACGGGAACTCTACAGGCTTTTGATTCACATTGTAACATTGTACTCAGTGATGCAGTCGAATCGATATATGAATTGGTTGACggtgaattgaaatctACCGAAAAAAGTTCAGAAATGGTCTTTGTTAGAGGTGATAGTGTAACCCTCATTACTGCCGCctctgatgatgaataG
- the MRPL4 gene encoding mitochondrial 54S ribosomal protein uL29m (similar to uniprot|P36517 Saccharomyces cerevisiae YLR439W MRPL4 Mitochondrial ribosomal protein of the large subunit), whose protein sequence is MLFQRGLSTTARVSARTKFTRPKPKPPKRQNVRPPTQTTHHDNTLRIQAPIPPSAANIQCPDDHPLWQFFADKKFMRSPEELDVHSRPWSVPELRRKSFEDLHSLWYTCLKERNILARENHLLRNAVGGQQEFFEQVAERVRTTMWRIRHVLSERDWAFRNAQEAFSVEKESFVKDFEKEFLELSQEQDGEAFERLSRFQHAIFGINEFIDENLVDRRFVEGLKYVATLKLRKFASRDEELLNFLAQCPDQGILDVGEAFVLFTSEHKLESVKEACDAIKELRERGNYVPRSEEVDTVTQYIQRLAQAQLESPAL, encoded by the coding sequence ATGTTATTCCAAAGAGGTCTTTCCACTACTGCAAGAGTCTCTGCAAGGACGAAGTTTACTAGACCTAAACCAAAGCCACCAAAGAGGCAAAATGTCAGACCTCCAACACAAACAACCCATCACGACAATACATTGAGAATCCAAGCGCCAATTCCACCTTCAGCAGCTAATATACAATGTCCTGATGATCATCCATTGTGGCAATTCTTTGctgataaaaaatttatGAGATCTCCAGAGGAATTAGACGTCCATTCTAGACCATGGAGTGTCCCCGAATTGAGAAGGAAATCgtttgaagatttacaTTCCCTTTGGTATACCTGTCTAAAGGAAAGAAATATTCTAGCTAGAGAGAACCATCTTCTAAGAAATGCAGTTGGTGGtcaacaagaattttttgaacAAGTAGCAGAAAGAGTGAGGACTACAATGTGGAGGATTAGACATGTTCTTAGTGAACGTGATTGGGCTTTCCGTAATGCGCAAGAAGCCTTTAGCGTTGAAAAGGAATCATTCGTTAAGgattttgagaaagaatttttagaactatcacaagaacaagatggAGAAGCCTTCGAAAGGTTATCACGTTTCCAACACGCAATCTTTGgtatcaatgaatttattgatgaaaatttagtCGACAGAAGATTTGTGGAGGGTCTAAAATACGTAGCGACTTTAAAATTAAGGAAATTTGCCTCcagagatgaagaattactaAATTTCCTTGCACAATGTCCAGATCAAGGGATATTAGATGTTGGTGAAGCATTTGTGCTCTTCACTAGTGAACATAAGTTGGAAAGTGTTAAAGAGGCCTGTGATGCAATTAAAGAGTTAAGAGAAAGGGGAAACTACGTGCCCAGATCAGAAGAAGTGGATACCGTTACTCAATATATTCAAAGATTAGCACAGGCTCAATTGGAATCACCAGCACTTTAA
- the OGG1 gene encoding 8-oxoguanine glycosylase OGG1 (similar to uniprot|P53397 Saccharomyces cerevisiae YML060W OGG1 Mitochondrial glycosylase/lyase that specifically excises 7 8-dihydro-8-oxoguanine residues located opposite cytosine or thymine residues in DNA repairs oxidative damage to mitochondrial DNA): MMLKYGQIVLPKGELCISNVLQAGQAFRWVLNESEERYATSMKVGNDNSYSVVVLRQPEDHILEFASLNESCELKTLKDHLIRYFRLDIPLQELHYSDWQKRDARFEEITPHGMRMLGQEPWETLVSFICSSNNNISRITKMCSNLCIHYGNKIGTMDSLDFYSFPTSDELVEKASETQLRELGFGYRAKFIIETAKKMVQDKTDAGFKSDTGFLEDLNSKLTYEQMREHLMSYQGIGPKVADCVCLMGLRMDQVVPVDVHVGRIAKRDYKFQAKKEQLKKLSEKYKELPITRKKINLELDAIRLMFLELWGPRAGWAQGILFTNEVGKTSGTTSTGEIKRRKLVKTEETELGPDGIQEHSEKRMVEIKATSN, from the coding sequence ATGATGCTTAAATATGGCCAAATTGTTCTACCGAAGGGTGAATTATGTATAAGTAATGTTTTACAAGCTGGGCAAGCTTTTCGCTGGGTTCTCAACGAGTCTGAGGAACGATATGCCACTAGTATGAAAGTTGGTAATGACAATAGCTATTCTGTAGTGGTTCTAAGACAACCAGAAGATCACATCCTGGAGTTTGCTAGTCTGAACGAGTCGTGTGAGCTGAAGACACTCAAAGATCATCTAATTAGATATTTTAGGCTTGATATACCGTTGCAAGAGTTGCACTATTCAGACTGGCAGAAAAGAGACGCCAGATTCGAAGAGATTACGCCTCATGGTATGAGGATGTTAGGCCAAGAGCCTTGGGAAACTTTGGTATCATTCATATGCTCGAGCAATAACAATATCTCGAGGATTACAAAAATGTGCTCGAATCTATGTATTCATTATGGTAATAAGATTGGTACAATGGATTCGTTggatttttattctttccCCACAAGTGATGAACTGGTCGAGAAAGCTTCAGAGACGCAACTGAGAGAATTAGGATTTGGATACAGGGCCAAATTTATTATTGAGACCGCAAAGAAAATGGTCCAAGATAAAACAGATGCTGGTTTTAAAAGTGATACAGGATTTTTGGAAGACTTAAATTCAAAACTGACATACGAACAGATGAGAGAGCATCTGATGAGTTATCAAGGCATTGGACCTAAAGTAGCAGATTGTGTTTGTCTCATGGGACTAAGGATGGATCAAGTAGTACCAGTAGATGTTCATGTTGGAAGAATCGCCAAGAGAGACTATAAGTTTCAGGCCAAGAAAGAGCAGTTAAAAAAGTTGTCTGAGAAATATAAGGAACTACCTATCACCCGTAAAAAGATTAATTTAGAATTAGATGCAATTAGGTTAATGTTTTTGGAATTATGGGGACCGCGTGCAGGTTGGGCCCAGGGAATTCTGTTTACCAATGAGGTTGGTAAGACAAGCGGCACTACTAGTACAGGAGAAATTAAGAGAAGGAAACTGGTTAAAACGGAGGAGACTGAATTGGGACCGGATGGGATACAAGAACACTCTGAAAAGAGAATGGTAGAAATTAAAGCTACTTCAAATTGA
- the PIF1 gene encoding DNA helicase PIF1 (similar to uniprot|P07271 Saccharomyces cerevisiae YML061C PIF1 DNA helicase involved in telomere formation and elongation acts as a catalytic inhibitor of telomerase also plays a role in repair and recombination of mitochondrial DNA), whose protein sequence is MVLCRLRLFTKVCIIPQIPIASRLTHFRPRFGMIYRSSSSLSQSSNSFKRLKLSHPEYDELDKLLSDSDGWEDIAEVKLKESSNNNNSNNNDKDYDDDDDSLIELFERPLTKDPPKSLLGASSKSRSNLPFKSPVIPNGTKNLEPLGASTQKTVFPHQEQYKEEHPKEEPNKDVKQEVKDEQESVKQEDSKVDESSIHMVEEKKKVQYGEKFALLTQREGFSDTESLSAKLNLAPSTKVVVPIRLSKEQEDVIHLAKAGHNIFYTGSAGTGKSVLLREMIKVLKSTFGSDGVAITASTGLAACNIGGITVHSFAGVGLGNGEADKLCKKVRRSKKHVRRWQEVSALVIDEISMLDGELLDKLNYIAKKIRRSDLPFGGIQLIFCGDFFQLPPVNKNDDKQTKFAFESTIWKDGIDVTIMLEKVFRQQGDTKFVEMLNKMRLGQIDEDTEMEFKRLNRPLPEDEIIPAELYSTRHEVERANNFRLKGLPGKIHLYHAIDGGSLEDQSLKDKLLQNFLAPKELSLKVGAQVMMIKNIDASLVNGSLGKVIDFMDPETYMFYDTIVKHPEIDSDSLEGLRDPEFRKRYFKEQKMYEDDEQQVRNKGLKDAFSKNGLEEPSFELGDTIFDFLKNSASDGEEERSNIERKMNLIQEIHKSSKSGRKLPLVRFKTTDAGSRTVLVEPEDWAIEDENEKPLVSRVQLPLMLAWSLSIHKSQGQTLPKVKVDLRRVFERGQAYVALSRAVSRDGLQVLNFDKTRIKAHQKVIDFYSTLSSAEQAIKAIESSGAAKKKGRQRRLDFAPDRPVGHRRTKDSKSNSATPAPVVPDRIMSMLKRKTEKQPSGNESNGMPLFKSDVDVENLDDRNMF, encoded by the coding sequence ATGGTTCTTTGCCGTCTAAGACTATTCACTAAGGTTTGCATCATTCCTCAGATACCAATTGCCTCAAGGTTGACGCACTTTAGACCAAGATTTGGAATGATATACAGAAGTTCCTCATCTTTATCAcaatcatcaaattcatttaAACGATTAAAACTATCACATCCAGAAtatgatgaattagatAAACTTTTATCAGACTCTGACGGTTGGGAAGATATCGCGGAAGTTAAGCTTAAAGAATCATCgaacaataataatagcaataataacgataaagattacgatgatgatgatgattcttTGATTGAACTATTTGAAAGACCCCTGACTAAAGACCCACCGAAATCCTTATTAGGTGCCTCCAGTAAATCGCGATCAAATCTCCCGTTTAAAAGTCCAGTAATTCCCAATGGGACTAAAAACCTGGAACCATTGGGTGCTAGTACTCAAAAGACTGTCTTCCCACATCAGGAACAATATAAGGAGGAGCATCCCAAAGAAGAACCTAATAAAGATGTCAAACAAGAAGTGaaagatgaacaagaaagtGTGAAACAAGAGGATTCTAAAGTGGATGAATCTAGTATACATATGGtagaggaaaagaagaaggtacAATATGGTGAGAAATTTGCATTGTTAACTCAAAGGGAAGGATTTTCAGATACTGAAAGTTTAAGCGCTAAATTGAACTTAGCACCCTCTACTAAAGTTGTCGTTCCAATTAGGTTGAGTAAAGAGCAAGAAGATGTGATTCATTTAGCTAAGGCAGGTCACAACATCTTTTACACTGGTAGTGCAGGTACTGGTAAATCTGTGCTTTTGCGTGAAATGATTAAAGTTCTTAAAAGCACGTTTGGTTCAGATGGTGTTGCCATAACTGCATCCACGGGGCTGGCGGCTTGTAACATTGGAGGTATAACGGTTCATTCATTTGCAGGTGTTGGTTTAGGCAATGGTGAAGCTGATAAGTTGTGTAAAAAGGTGAGACGATCTAAAAAACATGTACGTCGTTGGCAAGAAGTATCTGCATTAgttattgatgaaatctcAATGTTGGATGGTGAAttattggataaattaaaTTATATTGCAAAAAAGATAAGGCGAAGTGACCTACcatttggtggtattcAACTTATATTTTGTGgtgatttttttcaactacCACCCGttaataaaaatgatgataagcAAACTAaatttgcatttgaatccactatttggaaagatgGTATAGATGTGACTATTATGTTGGAAAAAGTCTTTAGACAACAAGGTGATACAAAATTTGTGGAAATGTTAAACAAAATGAGATTGGGCCAAATTGACGAGGACACTGAAATGGAGTTTAAAAGATTGAATAGACCATTGcctgaagatgaaattataCCGGCAGAGTTATACAGTACGAGACATGAAGTTGAAAGGGCCAATAATTTTAGGTTAAAAGGGTTGCCTGGTAAAATACACCTTTATCATGCTATAGATGGTGGTTCTTTAGAAGATCAAAGTCTAAAGGACAAATTGTTGCAAAATTTCCTTGCACCAAAGGAACTCAGTTTGAAAGTTGGCGCCCAGGTTATGATGATCAAAAACATTGATGCTTCGTTGGTCAATGGATCCTTAGGTAAGGTGATTGATTTCATGGATCCTGAGACATACATGTTTTACGACACTATCGTCAAGCATCCTGAGATTGATAGTGATAGTTTGGAAGGCCTTAGGGATCCTGAATTTCGAAAAagatatttcaaagaacaaaaaatgtatgaagatgatgaacaacAAGTACGGAATAAAGGATTGAAAGAtgcattttccaaaaatggATTAGAAGAaccatcttttgaattaggtgatacaatttttgattttttaaaaaactCGGCTtctgatggtgaagaagaaagatcGAATATAGagaggaaaatgaatttgatacAGGAAATCCATAAAAGTTCCAAATCGGGAAGAAAGTTGCCACTTGTGAGGTTTAAAACAACTGATGCCGGTTCAAGAACAGTTTTGGTAGAACCTGAAGATTGGgccattgaagatgagaatgagAAACCACTTGTCTCGCGAGTTCAATTGCCGCTGATGCTTGCATGGTCACTGTCCATCCACAAATCTCAGGGACAAACACTACCTAAAGTCAAAGTGGATTTAAGAAGAGTTTTCGAAAGGGGACAAGCTTATGTTGCTTTATCAAGAGCAGTTTCACGGGACGGATTACAGGTTCTAAATTTCGACAAAACTAGGATTAAAGCACATCAAAAAGTCATTGATTTTTACTCTACGCTATCTTCAGCGGAGCAGGCAATCAAGGCAATCGAATCTTCAGGCGCAGCAAAGAAAAAGGGAAGACAGAGAAGATTAGACTTTGCCCCAGATCGTCCAGTAGGTCATAGGAGAACCAAGGACTCGAAATCAAACTCAGCAACTCCTGCTCCTGTTGTTCCGGATAGAATAATGTCTATGCTTAAACGCAAGACGGAGAAACAACCGTCCGGGAATGAATCTAATGGGATGCCATTATTCAAATCTGATGTTGATGTAGAAAATCTCGATGATAGAAACATGTTTTGA
- the SEC39 gene encoding Sec39p (similar to uniprot|Q7LHI0 Saccharomyces cerevisiae YLR440C SEC39 Protein of unknown function proposed to be involved in protein secretion) yields the protein MVEDQLVILAAIFAARADSTNCETLWTFFHSSDELFDIICSLWPELDDPTKLQFLFDPSEKSSSGHSTNPQDLLVELLETDEQLISMVEMDSDTITQRRQAISRYAAEYMKQVTPYDRIKFVTPMGDRLRKRLITSNELSDQLPMQYHPVWKVVSIKDEELPKWIEGIVEPLDHLNKRLNSSIKIKEFENMDPLSVFDMILNTPDENPDTVLQRELMPYMANGDYYERFLHSFLTTKDFPLNTNYNFEVFYQLILSLGLRGQETNKYLERFKRQCAYILFKNGPNYLNIGTKYRLNQVLLTIGDETPVGDLGITVETLLAYSSLTDKLFHGYHMQDLYAISKDDESVQESHFASLSRKCLETVVSEETTMKELKELLKHGKSSNNVIFSRLSEQKKLSIIIEILLEFGNFSFLHELIITYQYKVNEEVLVKYFWHFFNMASSGQRHKRDLANAEKLVNLLLEENAPKYTHLRILLDVTKDICDYSINWGRSLPFRPSHLLKFKEDPFGLISLLLESNRRLYKDVPATYSILQKLLVAFEIAKQGTTDSEENLVKVLVLHIDHALVNMDFQFAYENTRDLLKKKNIIDCWPTILQVGKFVDPNWRDGETPTEIIFLQLEILGELLQICPVDEVEAVASQWSALELELLTRDLIKDPYSLEKSSSVNSLIQNGVSLNGVSSTIANFLSRS from the coding sequence ATGGTAGAGGATCAGTTAGTCATTTTAGCTGCGATTTTTGCTGCAAGAGCAGATTCTACTAATTGCGAAACGTTATGGACTTTTTTCCACAGCTCagatgaattatttgacATTATTTGCTCCCTTTGGCCTGAATTAGATGACCCAACAAAGCTGCAATTCCTATTTGATCCCTCTGAAAAGTCTTCTAGTGGACATAGCACCAACCCCCAAGATCTGCTAGTGGAATTACTCGAAACCGATGAACAATTGATCTCTATGGTGGAAATGGATTCAGATACGATTACCCAAAGACGCCAAGCCATATCAAGATACGCAGCTGAGTATATGAAACAAGTGACTCCATATGATAGAATTAAATTTGTTACTCCCATGGGCGATCGGTTAAGGAAACGTCTTATCACTTCTAATGAACTAAGTGACCAACTACCGATGCAGTATCATCCTGTATGGAAGGTTGTATCTATAAAGGATGAGGAATTACCTAAGTGGATTGAAGGCATAGTGGAACCATTAGATCATCTTAATAAAAGATTGAATAGTTCCAtaaagattaaagaatttgaaaacatGGACCCCCTAAGCGTCTTTGACATGATTTTAAATACTCCAGACGAAAATCCTGATACGGTGCTACAAAGGGAGCTAATGCCTTACATGGCTAATGGGGACTATTATGAACGCTTTTTACACTCCTTTTTGACCACTAAAGACTTTCCACTGAATACAAACTATAATTTCGAAGTATTCTACCAGTTGATACTAAGTCTTGGGCTGCGAGGTCAAGAGACTaacaaatatttggaaagattcAAGCGTCAGTGTGCTTACATTTTATTCAAAAATGGTCCAAATTATTTAAATATCGGTACAAAATATCGTTTGAACCAAGTACTTTTGACAATTGGTGATGAGACTCCCGTGGGGGATTTAGGTATAACTGTGGAGACTTTATTAGCTTATTCAAGTCTAACAGATAAACTTTTCCATGGTTACCACATGCAAGACCTTTATGCCATCTCAAAGGACGATGAATCTGTACAAGAATCTCATTTCGCATCATTGTCAAGGAAATGTTTGGAAACGGTGGTTAGCGAAGAAACCACCATGAAAGAGCTCAAGGAGCTTCTAAAGCatggtaaatcttccaataaTGTAATTTTCTCTCGATTATCTGAACAGAAAAAGTTATCTATCATAATTGAAATCCTGTTGGaatttggtaatttttcctttttgCATGAACTCATCATTACCTATCAATACAAAGTCAATGAAGAAGTTCTGGTGAAATATTTCTGGcatttcttcaatatgGCATCCAGCGGTCAACGTCATAAGAGAGACCTGGCGAATGCCGAGAAACTCGTGAACTTACTCTTAGAGGAGAACGCGCCCAAATACACTCATCTAAGAATATTACTCGATGTCACTAAAGATATTTGTGACTATTCCATCAATTGGGGGAGAAGCCTTCCTTTTAGACCATCTCACCTTCTAAAATTTAAAGAGGATCCATTTGGGTTAATAAGTTTACTTCTGGAATCAAATCGTAGACTCTATAAAGATGTTCCTGCTACTTATAGTATACTTCAAAAATTATTAGTGGCATTTGAAATCGCGAAGCAAGGAACTACCGACTCTGAGgaaaatttggttaaagTTTTAGTCCTTCACATAGATCATGCATTGGTCAATATGGACTTTCAATTTGCATACGAAAACACAAGGGATTTActcaagaaaaagaatattatTGATTGCTGGCCCACAATTTTACAAGTGGGTAAATTCGTTGACCCCAATTGGCGTGATGGAGAGACCCCTACAGAAattatctttcttcaactaGAGATTTTAGGTGAACTTTTGCAAATATGTCCTGTGGATGAAGTGGAAGCAGTAGCGTCCCAGTGGAGTGCTTTAGAACTTGAGCTATTAACCAGAGATCTAATAAAAGATCCCTATTCGCTTGAAAAATCGAGTAGTGTTAATAGCTTAATTCAGAATGGTGTCTCGCTGAATGGCGTCTCAAGTACCATTGCCAATTTTCTTTCGCGCAGTTGA
- the MFT1 gene encoding Mft1p (some similarities with uniprot|P33441 Saccharomyces cerevisiae YML062C MFT1 Subunit of the THO complex which is a nuclear complex comprised of Hpr1p Mft1p Rlr1p and Thp2p that is involved in transcription elongation and mitotic recombination), which translates to MSLTPLQMDQVRTKVSYSEVDLPYNGYMDILAKVTRLSGNILRGQLQKYSTQQNIEFNDDYVQELETAADQKFLELQSSLDVKKVAQENWDQSNSETVRNMEEKIQDVMPQLEDIKDSLQSRTSRVRELYDSVSKVNNELEVLLEGRTSLTASKSQWEKELGAELTEKLIGQNYLRKTGSNGEEKYRVYDNFTKGPNELRHTNKAIKIDIERLSEELGTYKNKWLKDAGIFSQMTSALRDEMSKRDLDLQQAEDEDEEMEDDDEPEDEPEDDESEDENMLEEEQVGETAEQAEEGSEEQGEEPIEEEAETKGSQKEIDSESTPGS; encoded by the coding sequence ATGTCGTTAACACCGTTGCAAATGGATCAAGTGAGGACTAAAGTTTCCTATAGTGAAGTAGATTTACCATACAACGGGTACATGGATATCCTAGCCAAAGTCACAAGGCTCTCCGGAAATATCCTTAGAGGTCAATTACAGAAGTACAGTACACAGCAGaatattgaattcaatgaCGACTACgtacaagaattggagaCTGCAGCTGATCAAAAGTTTTTAGAACTTCAGTCATCGCTGGATGTGAAGAAAGTAGCACAAGAAAACTGGGATCAATCCAATAGTGAAACTGTGAGGAATATGGAGGAGAAGATTCAAGATGTTATGCCACAATTGGAAGACATCAAAGACAGTTTGCAGAGTCGAACCTCCAGGGTACGAGAGTTGTACGATTCTGTGAGTAAAGTGAATAACGAACTAGAGGTTTTGTTGGAAGGTCGTACTAGTTTAACTGCATCAAAATCCCAATGGGAGAAAGAATTAGGTGCTGAGTTGacagaaaaattgattggACAGAATTACTTGAGAAAGACCGGATCTAATGGTGAGGAGAAATACAGAGTTTAtgataattttaccaaggGCCCTAACGAGCTAAGACATACCAACAAAGcaattaaaattgatattgaaaGGTTATCTGAAGAGCTAGGCACCTATAAGAATAAATGGTTAAAAGATGCAGGTATTTTTTCACAAATGACGTCCGCGTTaagagatgagatgagcaaAAGAGATCTTGATTTACAACAGGctgaagacgaagatgaagaaatggaagatgatgatgaacccGAAGATGAACCTGAGGATGACgaatctgaagatgaaaatatgtTAGAAGAGGAACAAGTTGGTGAAACAGCCGAACAGGCGGAGGAAGGTAGTGAAGAACAAGGTGAAGAgccaattgaagaagaagcagagaCCAAGGGCTCTCAAAAGGAGATTGATTCAGAATCTACGCCTGGAAGCTGA
- the RPS1B gene encoding 40S ribosomal protein eS1 (highly similar to uniprot|P23248 Saccharomyces cerevisiae RPS1B and uniprot|P33442 Saccharomyces cerevisiae YLR441C RPS1A Ribosomal protein 10 (rp10) of the small (40S) subunit), which translates to MAVGKNKRLSKGKKGLKKRVVDPFSKKEWYDIKAPSTFKNRNVGKTLVNRSAGLKSASDTLKGRVVEACLADLQGSEDHSFRKIKLRVDEVQGKNLLTNIHGMDFTTDKYRSMVRKWQTLIEAQVTVKTSDEYVIRVFAIAFTRKQPNQVKKTCYAQSSHIRAIRKVFSEILTREVQNSTLAQFTSKLIPEVINKEMENATKDIFPLQNVHVRKVKLLKQPKFDLGSLMALHGEGSDETGKKVSGFKDEILETV; encoded by the coding sequence ATGGCTGTTGGTAAGAACAAGAGACTATCAAAGGGTAAGAAGGGTCTTAAGAAGAGAGTCGTCGACCCATTCAGCAAGAAGGAATGGTATGACATCAAGGCTCCTTCCACTTTCAAGAACAGAAACGTCGGTAAGACTCTGGTAAACAGATCGGCTGGTTTGAAGAGTGCCTCTGACACTTTGAAGGGCCGTGTAGTGGAAGCTTGTCTAGCCGACTTGCAAGGTTCTGAAGATCACTCTTTCAGAAAGATCAAGTTGAGAGTTGATGAAGTCCAAGGTAAGAACCTATTGACTAACATCCACGGTATGGATTTCACCACTGATAAATACAGATCTATGGTCAGAAAATGGCAAACTTTGATTGAAGCTCAAGTTACCGTTAAGACCTCCGACGAGTACGTTATCAGAGTGTTTGCTATTGCTTTCACCAGAAAGCAACCAAACCAAGTGAAGAAGACCTGTTACGCTCAATCTTCTCACATCAGAGCTATCAGAAAGGTCTTCAGTGAAATCTTGACCAGAGAAGTTCAAAACTCTACTTTGGCTCAATTCACTTCCAAGTTGATCCCAGAAGTGATTAACAAGGAGATGGAAAATGCTACTAAGGACATCTTCCCATTGCAAAACGTTCACGTTAGAAAGGTTAAGTTGTTGAAACAACCAAAATTCGACTTGGGCTCTTTGATGGCTTTGCATGGTGAGGGTTCCGATGAGACTGGTAAGAAGGTTTCTGGCTTCAAGGATGAAATCTTGGAGACTGTGTAA
- the TEM1 gene encoding Ras family GTPase TEM1 (similar to uniprot|P38987 Saccharomyces cerevisiae YML064C TEM1 Gtp-binding protein of the ras superfamily involved in termination of M-phase GTP-binding protein RAS superfamily) yields the protein MDNSDQEVQGHQHQQQQQPTNVKVKNQVEVQIGLVGDAQVGKTSLMVKYVQNVFDEEYTQTLGVNFLKRKVSIRSTDIIFSIMDLGGQREFINMLPIASLGSSALVFLFDLTRPETLTSIKEWYRQAHGLNEGAIPVLVGTKYDLFVDLDPVYQEQLSRASMEYAQVMDAPLIFCSTAKSINVQKIFKVALAKIFSLTLTVPEINEIGDPLLIYSAFGNKRSRGAAR from the coding sequence ATGGATAATAGTGATCAAGAGGTTCAAGGgcatcagcatcagcagcagcagcagcccACGAATGTTAAAGTTAAAAATCAAGTGGAGGTACAGATTGGTCTTGTAGGAGATGCGCAAGTTGGTAAGACTTCACTAATGGTAAAATATGTGCAGAACGtctttgatgaagaatataCGCAGACATTGGGGGTCAATTTTCTAAAGAGGAAAGTTAGCATACGTTCAACAGATATTATTTTCTCTATAATGGATTTAGGTGGTCAGAGGGAATTTATTAACATGCTTCCAATTGCATCACTGGGTTCATCAGCATTGGTTTTCCTTTTCGATTTAACCAGGCCAGAAACGCTAACATCGATCAAAGAATGGTATCGACAAGCACATGGGTTAAACGAAGGTGCAATACCAGTACTGGTTGGGACTAAATATGATCTTTTCGTTGATTTAGATCCAGTTtatcaagaacaattatCAAGGGCAAGTATGGAATATGCACAAGTTATGGATGCACCACTGATTTTTTGTTCGACGGCAAAATCGATAAACGTACAGAAGATATTTAAAGTTGCACTGGCGAAAATATTCAGTTTAACATTAACGGTGCCTGAAATTAACGAAATTGGTGATCCACTTCTTATCTACAGCGCGTTTGGTAATAAGAGGAGTCGAGGTGCCGCCAGGTGA